Genomic window (Vigna unguiculata cultivar IT97K-499-35 chromosome 10, ASM411807v1, whole genome shotgun sequence):
GGGTTCCACCCTTAACATTTTCATTGAAATGACTTAAAAGATGACTCGGTgataatgaaatgaaacaacTTTCCACTCATGTGGTAGAACATTACTTACCGCGGGGCACTGAAAAAGCAGTCTGAAGGGCAGTGAGAATAAGCCCCGCCGCAGCAGCAAGCACTGCAATTAGTTTCCACCTGGTAGGGATATAATCACGTCTCAGCACCCGAAACGAGTGCCTCCAATTGTACCAAAATGAAGTTAGATTCCCCCTGAAAATGTGCCACGTGATTCTACTTCTTCCTGTAGCAGAAAGTGTGCTTGGGTATGAATTCAACTTCAGAATCACCTCACCAATCCAAGGATCTATGCCAGTTTCCTCCACATCAGATTCAGAAATTCCCTCTGTCATCTTACGGAACATATCCACCAGATCTTTGTCGCTCTTCACTCTTTTCCCCTCCTTGTCCAGCGCTACCGATATTACTCCTCTGTCCAGGAGCACTCTAACGTCGTGGACGGAACAAATCAAACCCTGGAAGAACCAAGCATAACAAAGAAAGTGAAACCTTATTCCGGCATCATTCATGGCTTCAGAAATAGCTATTTCCCCGTTGTGTTTTTCCACCATATTTTTGTTCACCTCCCAAGCAATGAAATTCCGCCACTTTGCTTCCGTTGTTTCAGTAATTCGTAGCTGTGGGATTTCAAGCTTCCCATCGCTGAATTTTACCCTCAAGTCAAACCTGGTCATGGCAGCTATATTTGAATGATCTCTTTGTGCGTCATTTGTACCTTCAATTGTAACCCCAGCTGCTTGGAGCCTGGTAGCACAGCGATCTAGTTTCACTTTTCTGTGAGTGACCCTCTTATCTTCTCCGTTTTCTATATGGATCCCAGAATCCTCCTTCACTCTATCCTTAACCTTTTCCTTATCTATGGAAGCGTGAACAAGTTCAAGGAAATGGAAAACCTTTAACTCCTCCTGGGAGATGGAACCCAGGGTACCGTAATTGTAGCCTAAGATAGAAAGCGCAAGCTCTTGTATCAATCCGTTACTAGGAAAAACTTCGGGAAAGAGTGCACAGGACAACACGTGGAGAACAACAAGGGGGATTTGGTTTTCAAGCATGGTTAAATCGGACAACACCTTTTCCCATCGTATAACACGGGCTCCAGGACTAGAATCGGATAGGCTGCTCTGTATTCGGTTGTCTAGTTCGGGTGATGCACTAATGAGAAGCTCTAGCAGAAAACAGCCATCCAATACCATAATTTTGGCGAGGTTGCTGCTGTTGAACCCAAGGTCATCAACACTGTAGCTTGCACGAACTACTTCATCTAAGTTCAATAGATGTCTGCCGCATTTCATCAAAGCTTTCCGTGGATTTATTTTGACTCGGGAAAGGATATGCATCAAGCAGCGCCATTTGATCTTTTCCATGTGTTGAAGCTCCATTCTTTTTCCCTGATGTAGGGGTCCTATGGAGACCACCTGCGGCATGTAAGCTTCCGCTTTCGATTTTCGAAGTTGGTTTGAAACAAGGTAAATGCTACATGTTTCCACGTTTTCGACATCCACACAATCCAGCATCGTTTGCATAGAATCAGCCCATTCGTCCAAAATTATCTGCTTGTGATCGGCTTCTCTGTCCATGGTCGAGCCTAATTCTTGAAATCAGGAAGGAAAGTATCTTTGATCGATGCTTAGAGAAGGGATGTAGACCAAGATGTAGAAGAGATCGAtgtaaaaacagataaaatcGAACTTAATATCTGATTCGGCACAGCACAGCCTCTCATCTGCTACTGtcttttaaataaagataaaagtcCTTAAATCTTTGAAATCTTTAAGCGGTCCCACGTATGCTTTAATGTCCTTTGAAAAAAATGGTACACTCCTTATAAAGTTTACGGTGCAAAATGTTATAAATCTTTGACTACGGAGGACTTGAACTCATTACACTTGAAACTATAATAATTGGTGTCTACTGTGGGTAGGTAAAATTAATCCTACAAAAAAGAACCACGAGGAACCAATGACAAATGGTACTGTCAAGAGAAGATGATAATATGTCAACCATACAACAAATCCTAGATATTATATAGGTTTTGAGACGCGAAAATAAGTAAAGCAAGAGATGCTCAGAGAAGGCTTAGGTTGAACAACACAATGTTGGATGCAGGGGAAGCATTAAAGGCACACGAAGAACTCCAAAAGCAAACAAAGAACTTCAGCAAATGGTGCGAAGACAAGAAAGCCATCACAAATGGGGGATCCACGACCAATTCAGATATCAGGGGACCTGGAGAACAACCTCAAGAGCTTTTGAGATTAGATGTTAATCTTGGGAGCATTACATGTCATGCCATCCGATATAAGATATTTTTAGGTTCTTTTTGGAAACTGCTCCACAATGGTTAAGGATAATTTTTAGACGGGACGATCACCTTTTTCCTGCTTTTTCTCAAATGTTCATGTAACAGTTCTTAACTAATAAAGTGAAGCCATCAAGGATGACCGAACTATTTGATATAAAACAATAGGAGAATGAGTCACTAAAGGACTACTCAATCGTGTTTGCGATGTTATTTCTTGATGCTTTCGTGAAAGGACTCCAAGGAAACACTTTCAATGAATCAATCATTTGAAGCAAGGCCAATCCAATGGCTAATATTTGGGCGTCCTCACATATTGAGGCCGAAGAGGTAATTAAATGAAGGAGGCTTGAAGAAAAATGACACCCTCCTCAGATAACGATTAAGGATTTCAAGCACCACTCGATGCATTGATAATCATTATGCACTTTATATCACCGAACAACGACATGAAAATAAGCCTAGTTGTCCACCCTTAACCATCTCTCAAAAGGAAGGAGATCTTAATAGACAATAATCAAGGTTTTTAATCGCATTCATAGTACAATGAAAAAATTTGGTCTATTTGATTAAATCATACATACTTGATAACAGGTAGataacaaatttaagaaaataaaatactttaattgATAGTGGAATATTTGTCCGTGGAAACAAATTCTCTGGCCCCGAAAAGCAagtgaaaaacttaaaagagAGCTTATGAAAAAATCATAAACTACCACTggtattagttttttttttttttaaaataagcctCTCACTTAAAGATGTGTATTTTTAAgttggttttattttatcttatagaAGATCACGTAGGACCATATTTGCAATTTTGTTTCTATTATGAAAAACCACACCACATTTTTTGTTCAGTAATAAATTAAATCCTATTAAATCAtacataaaatttgatttatcatttttattaagtcttacttaattaattttgtatattcTTAAACTTTTATTAGTGCTAGAAAAAGATACAGTAATACTCttagagaaaatatattaattaattaaaactaaaccctttaatttaatcaacaatatttttccCGTCCAACAAAGATGGAATAATCTTAGTGCGTGGCCTCGTTGGATCATTATTAAAACCAGTAATAAATTAActcattaatttattaatcaagGTTGGTGTCTAGCAATACTCTTAAAAGCTGAATAGTATGAAATATCTTTTACTTTAAAACCACTAGaagattaatataatatttccaTCCATCTTTACATCTCTATGCTAACACTAAAAATTGTAATTGTCAAGTTCTAATAAGTTAACACATGAGGAGTGGCTTAAgaaactctttttttcttccattaatAATACCTTGGTCAAGATCTTTATTTATATAGAGCTCAAACTCATTaattacacaagaatttgatcaTACCCAATCATCATTCAAGTAATGTCACGAAACATTAGTTGTTCGATATCCTAGTATAATAAATTACTTGTTAATTTCTATGATAATCTCAAGTAtaagaaaatgatatatttctttaaaataatttcccATTTACTATTCAAAGGTAATATTAACCATTAGAAATTCTCCATTGAGTCAGTTCAATGGTCATATCTCTATATGTACCATTTAAAtgtgtaattttaaaatgagatcttttaatctttaatagAGACCACTACACATATTTTGATATATCTAGATTAATGGTGTTCTATCCTCAATAATCCTATGAtcaagaaaaatttaaattaaaattacataagATTTATTTCACATCATTATAGCCTCTATTATAATaacaagttttaattttaatcaacaTTAGTGTAATTTTGCATTTTTACACCGCCTTATAGGCCTTGATTATTGAGGaatcgaagcctataaggacgtggtgacatttttgaaatttttttaacttttttgccTCGAGTTGTAtgtgaaccgaagcctataagagCTTTTGTGCTTAAGTTATAAGGCAATCGAAGCCTATGACCCATCACAATGCCccaatatttcaaaattgtatttcagcacaacttttggcctcgggtggaaaAGGACCGAGGCCATATACCCTATTTAGGTACCCAAATTCGCGAATTCCCACTGTTCACCGTCGTCCCAAAGCCTCTACGCGAAAACCCACGACACCACCATTGTTCAATGTCCACCGTCGCCGTTCTTGTTGCAGCTGCCTTCATCATGTGCCACCCTCTGCCGTCGATAGCCATCGTTGCATCATCGATTCTCACCGCTGGTGCGGTTTTCTTGCGTGTTTTGGTTTTTTGTATTGTGTTTTGGTTCGTTCATATTGCTTTGCTTCTTTTTTGTGCCATTTTCACAGTATTTTGAGTTTTGTGGTTGCATTTTTCATAATCAAGTGTTGTTGCATTGTGGACTCTATAACTCTCACGTTGTTGCATCCTCTTCTGTTTTCACTCGTTATTCGCTTCTCACGCACGATCCCAGGTTCCTATTTCTAGTGTGAGGCTATGATTTTGTAATATAtgttgtttaaatatgtttatttttcttatgtttgctatatgtgattaattatttgcttaaatatatggtttcattttcttatagtatgagttagccttagtgcatatatattttaatatacatatcttaaaattcatgaatatttgtcaaatgTGTTTTCTATTGATCTttgggtgcatatttgattgtggttgataatcactttcatttcgtgtatcttGAAGACCAATGCaaaatgctggcaaaatttcatgaaatttaagatatgttttttaaaattaatacgtaccaataaaataaagaaagtcaATCTTCTTGAATGGGATATGGTCACACCTTTATTACATAAGCGACGTGAGCATTTATTCAAAGATTACTAAAATTGTTCAGAAAATTTCAATTCAGTATATATACGTATGGATCGAGATTAGATTAATTTACCATGTATCAGTGCTAAGTATGAGAAAGGAGTAGaagaaattattcaatttgcgcaacgttatgatGGTAGAAGTGATGACGAGGTTAAGTTTAGATGCCCTTGTGC
Coding sequences:
- the LOC114165211 gene encoding UPF0481 protein At3g47200-like, with translation MDREADHKQIILDEWADSMQTMLDCVDVENVETCSIYLVSNQLRKSKAEAYMPQVVSIGPLHQGKRMELQHMEKIKWRCLMHILSRVKINPRKALMKCGRHLLNLDEVVRASYSVDDLGFNSSNLAKIMVLDGCFLLELLISASPELDNRIQSSLSDSSPGARVIRWEKVLSDLTMLENQIPLVVLHVLSCALFPEVFPSNGLIQELALSILGYNYGTLGSISQEELKVFHFLELVHASIDKEKVKDRVKEDSGIHIENGEDKRVTHRKVKLDRCATRLQAAGVTIEGTNDAQRDHSNIAAMTRFDLRVKFSDGKLEIPQLRITETTEAKWRNFIAWEVNKNMVEKHNGEIAISEAMNDAGIRFHFLCYAWFFQGLICSVHDVRVLLDRGVISVALDKEGKRVKSDKDLVDMFRKMTEGISESDVEETGIDPWIGEVILKLNSYPSTLSATGRSRITWHIFRGNLTSFWYNWRHSFRVLRRDYIPTRWKLIAVLAAAAGLILTALQTAFSVPRGK